CCGCCACGAAGGCCCCGTAGGGGACGCGGTAGCGCCGGAACACGGCGAGCGCCTGCTCCTGGAGCTCCGGATCGAGGGTGTAGCGCACCCGGTGGTCCCCCACCCACTCCTCGTAGCCCCCCTCAGGCGCCGGGACCGGGGTGGGCCAGGGGATGTCGCACAGGATGTCCCGGCAGACCTCGGCCGGATCGGGCGCGGGCATCTCCCGGGCCAGGTCTCCCGTGAGGGGCCCGGGAGTCTCCCAGCGGGGAGACAGGCGTCCTGCGGCGTAGCCGCTCAGGACCAGGAGGCCGAGCACGAGCGCCGCCAGCCGTCGCCGGCCCCGGCGCCGCTCCCGGGAGGCGCCCAGGCCTTCTTGCAGGTCTTCCCAGCGGTCGCGCATGGGGTCAGAGGTCGTTGATGGCGTCGATCAGACGCCGCAGGCCGCCGAAGTCGTGGCGGGCGAAGTCCACCACCAGGCGAGGGAGCTCGCCGAGCTCGGGCTCGTCGGCTTCGGCTTCGAGAGGACCCGAAAGCTGCATCCCCCCCTGGGGAGTGAGAATCGAGGCGAATCGGGTCTCCAGGTCCTGCACCGCCGCCTCCGGGATCTCCGAGGTCAGGCGAAGGACGAGCCTTCCGTTGACCCACCGCAAGCTGTGGTAGCGCCGGTAGAAGTGGTCGATGGCGCGAACGCCGTCCTCCACCGAGTCCACGCGGGTGAAGAGGCTGAAGTCCGACTCCGCGATGTATCCCTCCGACAGGAGCTCTTCTTCGAGGAACCGGATCCAGCGGTTCCAGTACGTACCGCCGGGCTCGTCCACCAGCACCAGCGGCAGGGGAGGCCGCTTGCCCGTCTGGATCAGGGTCAGGGTCTCCATGGCCTCGTCCAGGGTGCCGAACCCCCCGGGGAAGAGGGCGATGGCGTGGGCCTCTCGCAGGAACGCCACCTTCCGGTTGAAGAAGTAGTGGTAGTTGATGAGCCGGGGATTGCCCACGAGAATGGGGTTGGGCTTCTGCTCGAAGGGCAGCTGGATGTTGACCCCGAAGGAATTCTCGGCCCCCGCCCCCTCGTTGGCCGCCTGCATGATCCCGCCGCCGCCCCCGGTAATCACCATGTACCCCGCCTCCGCGAGGCGGCGGCCGAAGAGCCGGGCGATCCAG
The Thermodesulfobacteriota bacterium genome window above contains:
- a CDS encoding TIGR00730 family Rossman fold protein, with the translated sequence MRLSFTRTNGPVDEAIDRLLEQAGPVHHPALVREMILAALKAGQESEARADLRLMNISLKEMRFTTKVFGPYRRVRKVTVFGSARTRPEEPIYWIARLFGRRLAEAGYMVITGGGGGIMQAANEGAGAENSFGVNIQLPFEQKPNPILVGNPRLINYHYFFNRKVAFLREAHAIALFPGGFGTLDEAMETLTLIQTGKRPPLPLVLVDEPGGTYWNRWIRFLEEELLSEGYIAESDFSLFTRVDSVEDGVRAIDHFYRRYHSLRWVNGRLVLRLTSEIPEAAVQDLETRFASILTPQGGMQLSGPLEAEADEPELGELPRLVVDFARHDFGGLRRLIDAINDL